The following proteins are encoded in a genomic region of Thermococcus pacificus:
- a CDS encoding sulfide/dihydroorotate dehydrogenase-like FAD/NAD-binding protein, translating to MGYKITKKENLSAIDFFMEVEAPHVARSWKPGQFVVLIVDEKGERVPMSVYYAEDGKIGMFIRRHGVTTFKLWYEKQVGDELLSVAGPLGKPIEVKYYGNVVFASDAVCAQAESYATLKAMKEAGNYTIAIQSFENKDNVYPEKFLAKPVADEHYLTTDDGSVGIKGHYLDVLKELIEKDKVDIVFAGGKLGSLKKLAELTRPYGIPTIVTVRQIMVDGTGMCGSCRILYDGQIKFACRDGPMFDAHKVDWDDVIKRDARFVEQQNLARERYLQKLREKGVI from the coding sequence ATGGGATATAAGATAACAAAGAAGGAAAACCTGAGCGCCATCGACTTTTTCATGGAGGTTGAGGCACCCCACGTGGCCCGTTCCTGGAAACCAGGCCAGTTCGTCGTTTTGATTGTTGACGAGAAGGGCGAAAGAGTTCCGATGTCCGTCTACTACGCCGAGGACGGAAAGATAGGCATGTTCATAAGGCGCCACGGGGTCACGACCTTCAAGCTCTGGTACGAGAAGCAGGTGGGAGACGAGCTCCTCAGCGTTGCCGGGCCCCTCGGCAAGCCGATTGAGGTGAAGTACTACGGCAACGTCGTCTTCGCCTCGGATGCCGTCTGTGCCCAGGCGGAGAGCTACGCAACTCTGAAGGCGATGAAGGAAGCGGGCAACTACACCATAGCCATACAGAGCTTCGAGAACAAGGACAACGTCTACCCCGAGAAGTTCCTCGCGAAGCCCGTCGCCGACGAGCACTACCTCACCACCGACGACGGCAGTGTCGGCATAAAGGGCCACTACCTCGACGTCCTCAAGGAGCTCATAGAGAAGGACAAGGTGGACATCGTATTCGCCGGCGGAAAGCTCGGCTCCCTCAAGAAGCTTGCAGAGCTGACGAGGCCCTACGGAATCCCGACCATCGTTACCGTCAGGCAGATAATGGTCGACGGAACCGGCATGTGCGGCTCGTGCAGGATACTCTACGACGGCCAGATAAAGTTCGCCTGCAGGGACGGCCCGATGTTCGACGCTCATAAGGTGGACTGGGACGACGTGATAAAGAGGGACGCCCGCTTCGTCGAACAGCAGAACCTGGCCAGGGAGAGGTATCTTCAGAAGCTCAGGGAGAAGGGGGTGATCTGA
- a CDS encoding 4-phosphopantoate--beta-alanine ligase, producing MVKIPKSHPRYWSLYYREKIIEGMEKGMTAKAGLIAHGRGEAFDYIIGEKTIEPAERAMKAAVAKLLLAEHPVISVNGNVAALVPKETIELAKALNAKLEINLFYRTEERVKAIAEELRKYDPEIELLGINPTKRIPGLEHERGKVDENGIWKADVVVVPLEDGDRTEALVAMGKFVITIDLNPLSRSARMADITIVDNIVRAYPRMTELAREMKDYSREELLKIIEEYDNGKTLSDVLIHMRDRLTRLAEGGIWRKKELGS from the coding sequence ATGGTGAAGATACCCAAGAGTCACCCGCGTTACTGGAGCCTCTACTACCGGGAGAAGATCATCGAGGGCATGGAGAAGGGAATGACCGCCAAGGCAGGCCTCATCGCCCACGGCCGCGGAGAGGCCTTCGACTACATAATCGGGGAGAAGACGATAGAGCCGGCCGAGAGGGCGATGAAGGCCGCTGTGGCGAAGCTCCTCTTAGCGGAGCACCCGGTTATATCCGTTAACGGAAATGTTGCCGCCTTAGTTCCGAAGGAGACCATAGAGCTCGCTAAAGCCCTCAACGCCAAGCTCGAGATAAACCTTTTCTACCGCACGGAGGAGCGCGTTAAAGCAATAGCAGAGGAGCTGAGGAAGTATGACCCAGAGATAGAGCTCCTTGGAATAAACCCGACCAAGAGGATTCCGGGTTTGGAGCACGAGCGCGGGAAGGTGGACGAGAACGGGATATGGAAAGCCGATGTCGTTGTCGTTCCGCTGGAAGACGGGGACAGAACCGAGGCTTTGGTCGCTATGGGCAAGTTCGTGATAACGATAGACCTCAACCCGCTCTCCCGCTCGGCGAGGATGGCCGACATAACCATAGTGGACAACATAGTCAGGGCATACCCGAGGATGACGGAACTGGCGAGGGAGATGAAGGACTACAGCAGGGAAGAGCTGCTGAAGATAATCGAGGAGTACGACAACGGGAAGACGCTGAGCGACGTTCTGATTCACATGAGGGACAGGCTCACCCGGCTGGCGGAAGGTGGGATCTGGAGGAAGAAGGAACTTGGAAGCTAA
- a CDS encoding helix-turn-helix domain-containing protein, whose amino-acid sequence MLEKEKEALAKRIAGEITLSSDPGKTMRKWREIFGISQTELAEYLGVSSSVISDYEGGRRKSPGASTIRKFVEALLDIDEKRGGNVIRAFSKTLGSELPTSAILDIREFALPVTVKDLVDAVSGEVVANIHLIDRRIYGYTVVDSIRAILEMSSEEFLKLYGWTTERALVFTKVTTGRSPMIAVRVQGLKPAVVVLHGVKKLDELAVKLAERERVPLVVSKLPSESDLITNLRKLVEKTEREF is encoded by the coding sequence ATGCTTGAAAAGGAGAAAGAAGCTCTGGCAAAGAGGATAGCGGGTGAAATAACCCTCTCCTCCGACCCGGGCAAGACCATGCGCAAGTGGCGCGAGATATTCGGCATCAGCCAGACCGAGCTTGCGGAGTACCTGGGTGTCTCCTCCTCCGTTATCAGTGACTACGAAGGTGGAAGGAGGAAGAGCCCAGGTGCATCGACGATTAGAAAGTTCGTCGAGGCTCTACTAGACATAGACGAGAAGAGGGGAGGGAACGTCATACGGGCCTTCAGCAAGACCCTCGGAAGCGAGCTTCCGACGAGCGCAATCCTCGACATCAGGGAGTTCGCCCTCCCCGTGACCGTCAAAGACCTCGTTGATGCAGTGTCTGGTGAAGTAGTAGCTAACATACACCTCATAGACAGGCGCATCTACGGCTACACCGTAGTGGACAGCATAAGGGCCATCCTTGAGATGAGCAGTGAGGAGTTCCTCAAGCTCTACGGCTGGACAACCGAGAGGGCGCTGGTCTTCACCAAGGTTACCACAGGCAGGAGCCCGATGATTGCCGTGCGCGTCCAGGGACTTAAGCCAGCGGTCGTGGTGCTCCACGGCGTCAAGAAGCTGGACGAGCTCGCGGTCAAGCTTGCCGAGCGTGAGAGGGTTCCCCTCGTTGTCTCGAAGCTCCCAAGCGAGTCCGACCTTATAACCAACCTCAGAAAGCTTGTAGAAAAAACGGAGAGGGAGTTTTAG
- the dph5 gene encoding diphthine synthase — protein sequence MAIYFIGLGLYDERDITLKGLEIARKCDTVFAEFYTSLLAGTTMDKIEELIGKPIRRLSREDVELNFEKIVLSEAKDKDVAFLTAGDPMVATTHSDLRIRAKQNGIESYVIHAPSIYSAIAITGLHIYKFGKSATVAYPEKNWFPTSHYDVIRENMERGLHTMLFLDIKADQNRYMTANEAMEILLQVEEMKGQGVFTPDTLVVVLARAGSLNPTLRAGYVKDMINEDFGKQPHVMVVPGRLHIVEAEYLVEFAGAPREILEET from the coding sequence ATGGCGATTTATTTCATAGGTCTTGGCCTCTACGACGAGAGGGACATAACGCTTAAGGGGCTCGAAATTGCCAGAAAGTGCGACACGGTCTTTGCGGAGTTCTACACCTCCCTGCTTGCAGGAACCACGATGGATAAGATAGAGGAGCTGATAGGAAAGCCCATCAGGAGGCTCAGCAGGGAAGACGTGGAGCTCAACTTTGAGAAAATAGTCCTCAGCGAGGCGAAGGACAAGGACGTGGCTTTCCTCACCGCTGGAGACCCCATGGTCGCAACGACCCACTCGGATCTGCGCATAAGGGCCAAGCAAAATGGAATCGAGAGCTACGTCATCCACGCGCCCAGCATATACTCGGCCATAGCGATAACCGGGCTGCACATCTACAAGTTCGGCAAGAGCGCGACGGTGGCTTACCCTGAGAAGAACTGGTTCCCCACGAGCCACTACGACGTGATAAGGGAGAACATGGAGAGGGGCCTTCACACCATGCTCTTCCTCGACATAAAGGCGGACCAGAACCGCTACATGACGGCCAACGAGGCCATGGAGATACTCCTTCAGGTCGAGGAGATGAAGGGGCAGGGAGTTTTTACGCCGGACACACTCGTGGTCGTCCTCGCGAGGGCCGGCTCACTGAACCCGACGCTTAGGGCGGGCTACGTTAAGGATATGATAAACGAGGACTTCGGGAAACAGCCGCACGTCATGGTGGTTCCGGGAAGACTCCACATCGTCGAGGCGGAGTATCTGGTGGAATTCGCCGGTGCGCCCAGGGAGATACTGGAGGAAACTTAA